The Brassica napus cultivar Da-Ae chromosome C7, Da-Ae, whole genome shotgun sequence genome has a segment encoding these proteins:
- the LOC106407572 gene encoding bidirectional sugar transporter SWEET14, with protein MALNVLAFTFGIMGNIISFIVFLAPVPTFVRICKKKSIEGFQSLPYVSALFSAMLWIYYALQKDGSGFLLITINAVGCFIETIYIILFITYANKKARISTLKVLGLLNFLGFAAIILVCELLTKKSNREKVLGGICVGFSVCVFAAPLSIMRVVIRTKSVEFMPFSLSLFLTLSAITWLFYGLAIKDFYVALPNILGAFLGAVQMILYIIFKYYKAPKVDDTEKPKTVQDHSIDMVKLASTTPVSGDMTVHPQTHAGDLEGQMEKKVTNQIQT; from the exons ATGGCTCTAAACGTATTGGCCTTTACATTTGGAATCATGG GCAACATCATATCATTTATCGTTTTCTTGGCGCCAGT GCCAACGTTTGTTAGGATCTGCAAGAAAAAATCTATAGAAGGCTTTCAATCACTTCCCTATGTGTCAGCGCTCTTTAGCGCGATGCTATGGATTTACTACGCTCTGCAGAAAGATGGATCAGGCTTCCTTCTGATTACCATAAATGCCGTTGGATGCTTCATCGAAACCATCTACATCATCCTCTTCATAACCTATGCTAACAAGAAAGCTAGA ATATCAACTTTGAAGGTTCTTGGACTCTTGAATTTCTTGGGTTTTGCCGCTATTATTCTTGTCTGTGAGCTCTTGACCAAAAAGTCGAACCGTGAGAAAGTCCTTGGAGGGATTTGCGTCGGATTTTCCGTTTGCGTCTTTGCAGCACCTTTGAGCATCATG AGAGTGGTGATACGAACAAAGAGTGTTGAGTTTATGCCCTTCTCTCTATCATTGTTTCTTACACTCAGCGCCATTACGTGGCTCTTCTACGGTCTTGCTATCAAAGACTTCTACGTTGCG CTTCCAAATATATTGGGTGCATTTCTCGGAGCAGTTCAAATGATTCTCTACATCATATTCAAGTACTACAAGGCTCCAAAAGTTGATGACACAGAGAAACCCAAAACGGTGCAGGATCACTCCATTGACATGGTCAAGCTCGCATCAACAACCCCAGTTTCCGGTGATATGACGGTTCATCCTCAAACTCATGCGGGTGATCTAGAGGGTCAGATGGAAAAGAAAGTGACAAACCAAATCCAAACTTAA
- the LOC106411134 gene encoding uncharacterized protein LOC106411134 gives MANCSGDSSDVASQFDILRCPFLRNINEPTNLSFSSSLPFPMPARRAGQGPIFEDGPNFHTAFRLFHGQDGVVPLSNSARAEAEKKPEPVFNPLAAKAATISLSSFGPGGPFGFDAFFDMFKNQKRKSDSSKNNKDSSKGGSHEAMSDDWLQTGNCPIAKSYRAVSGVAPLVAKILQPPPGMHYKCPKAIVAARAAISKTAFAKNLRPQPLSSKVLVIGMLGMALNVPLGVWREHTEKFSASWFIALHAAVPFIGILRKSVLMPKMAMVFTIAASVMGQVIGSRAERYRLKSVAQKKMTLSGSPNPSSVEAIQMEFPGVSSDGRCGDKVVMKWNPMLLEAASPVSTGATNVVC, from the exons ATGGCTAATTGTTCGGGAGACTCTAGTGACGTGGCTTCTCAGTTCGACATTCTCCGGTGCCCTTTCTTGAGGAACATCAATGAGCCCACTAAtctctccttctcctcctccttgcCTTTCCCCATGCCC GCACGACGAGCAGGTCAAGGGCCTATATTCGAGGATGGACCCAATTTTCATACGGCCTTTAGGCTTTTCCACGGGCAAGATGGAGTTGTCCCGCTCTCCAACAGCGCTAGAGCTGAAGCTGAGAAGAAGCCAGAGCCTGTGTTCAATCCACTTGCTGCTAAGGCCGCCACGATTAGTCTCTCATCTTTTGGACCTGGAGGGCCTTTTGGGTTTGATGCTTTTTTTGACATGTTTAAAAACCAAAAGAGAAAGTCTGACTCTTCCAAAAACAACAAGGATTCTTCCAAG GGGGGAAGCCACGAAGCTATGAGTGACGACTGGCTTCAAACTGGAAACTGCCCTATTGCTAAATCCTACCGAGCTGTAAGTGGTGTGGCACCGCTCGTGGCAAAGATCCTGCAACCACCTCCAGGGATGCATTACAAGTGCCCTAAAGCAATAGTAGCAGCTCGAGCAGCCATATCCAAAACAGCTTTCGCCAAGAACCTCCGCCCACAGCCTTTGTCATCCAAAGTACTTGTGATAGGGATGCTCGGCATGGCGCTAAACGTGCCTCTCGGGGTCTGGAGAGAGCACACTGAAAAGTTCTCTGCGTCTTGGTTTATAGCTCTTCACGCAGCGGTTCCCTTCATAGGAATACTGAGGAAGTCGGTGTTGATGCCTAAGATGGCGATGGTGTTTACCATAGCAGCGTCGGTTATGGGACAGGTGATTGGGTCAAGAGCAGAGAGGTATAGGCTCAAGTCGGTAGCTCAAAAGAAGATGACATTGTCTGGATCACCAAACCCGTCGTCTGTTGAAGCAATTCAGATGGAGTTCCCCGGAGTTTCATCCGATGGAAGGTGCGGTGACAAAGTGGTGATGAAATGGAACCCCATGTTGCTTGAAGCAGCAAGTCCTGTTTCTACCGGAGCAACTAATGTTGTCTGCtaa
- the LOC106409959 gene encoding CASP-like protein 1F1, which yields MMGANDERRTPLMNLGVQVSMRVLAIGTALASMGLTITNHEVASVYGINFEAKYDYSSAFRYLVYAEIAIAGMTLFTLVWACLAVRRRGLVFALFFFDLLTTLTAISAFSAAMSDGYIGKYGNTHAGWLPICGYVHNYCNRVTLSLALAFASFLLLFILTVLTASAARHF from the exons ATGATGGGAGCCAATGATGAGAGAAGAACGCCTTTAATGAATCTTGGGGTTCAAGTGTCGATGAGAGTGTTAGCCATTGGCACTGCATTGGCCTCCATGGGGCTCACGATCACTAACCATGAAGTCGCTTCTGTTTATGGCATTAATTTTGAGGCTAAATACGACTACTCATCAGCCTTTAG GTATTTGGTGTACGCAGAAATAGCTATCGCCGGCATGACATTGTTTACACTCGTATGGGCTTGTTTAGCTGTCCGTAGAAGAGGACTTGTTTTTGCACTATTCTTCTTTGATTTG CTAACGACGCTGACGGCTATATCGGCTTTCTCCGCGGCCATGTCGGATGGTTACATCGGAAAGTATGGTAATACACACGCCGGTTGGCTTCCGATATGTGGCTACGTCCATAACTACTGTAACCGTGTTACTCTCTCACTTGCATTGGCCTTCGCATCTTTTCTCCTCTTGTTCATCCTTACTGTCTTAACTGCCTCAGCTGCTCGTCATTTCTAA
- the LOC106410009 gene encoding acyl carrier protein 4, chloroplastic-like: MASLSTSSLSFKAPSIQSTRTSQVLRKPLSFKPISFGCFQSSKNLRLQISCAAKPETVQKVSDIVREQLALSADTALTAESKFSALGADSLDTVEIVMALEEKFNISVEEADAQNITTIQEAADLIEDLAQKKPAA, translated from the exons ATGGCTTCCCTATCAACCAGTTCTCTAAGCTTCAAAGCTCCCTCCATACAATCTACCAGAACTTCTCAG GTGTTAAGAAAACCCTTGAGTTTCAAGCCTATCTCCTTTGGATGTTTTCAGTCTTCAAAGAACCTTCGTCTTCAGATCAGTTGTGCA GCAAAACCAGAGACGGTGCAGAAAGTGAGTGACATTGTCAGGGAACAATTAGCTTTGTCTGCTGACACTGCGCTCACTGCCGAGTCCAAGTTCTCTGCTCTTGGCGCGGATTCTCTCGACACC GTGGAGATAGTGATGGCTTTGGAGGAAAAGTTTAACATAAGTGTGGAGGAAGCTGATGCTCAGAACATTACGacgattcaagaggcagctgatTTGATTGAGGATCTTGCTCAGAAGAAACCTGCGGCCTAA
- the LOC106410008 gene encoding magnesium protoporphyrin IX methyltransferase, chloroplastic isoform X1 has product MPIAPSLLSPSSSVSHFLPRLPNATRLNVASRSRVATVVASSVTDLAGVDSTTIAVLGGGSVAALATFVSLTDPERRRKLQAEEVGGGDKEVVREYFNSTGFERWRKIYGETDEVNRVQKDIRVGHAKTVEKTMLMLTEERSLAGVTVCDAGCGTGLLSIPLAKEGAIVSASDISAAMVAEAEMKAEQQLGGENLPRFEVTDLESLSGKYNTVVCLDVLIHYPQNKADGMIAHLASLAEKRVILSFAPKTFYYDILKRIGELFPGPSKATRAYLHAEADVERALRKVGWKISKRGLITTQFYFSRLIEAVPM; this is encoded by the exons ATGCCGATTGCTCCTTCCTTGTTATCACCATCTTCCTCCGTCTCTCACTTTCTTCCCAGACTCCCCAACGCCACTAGACTCAATGTAGCCTCACGGAGCAGAGTCGCCACCGTCGTGGCGTCATCCGTCACCGACCTAGCCGGCGTGGACAGCACGACTATCGCCGTACTCGGAGGCGGATCCGTCGCAGCTCTGGCGACGTTCGTTTCGCTGACGGATCCGGAGAGGAGGCGGAAGCTGCAGGCGGAGGAGGTCGGAGGAGGCGACAAGGAGGTGGTGAGGGAGTATTTCAACAGCACGGGGTTCGAGCGGTGGAGGAAGATTTACGGCGAGACTGACGAAGTGAACCGCGTACAGAAGGATATTCGAGTCGGCCACGCCAAGACGGTGGAGAAAACGATGCTTATGCTGACGGAGGAAAGATCGTTGGCCGGTGTCACGGTGTGCGACGCTGGATGTGGAACCGGTTTGCTCTCGATACCGCTTGCTAAGGAAGGTGCGATTGTCTCTGCTAGTGATATCTCTGCAGCTATGGTTGCTGAAGCTGAGATGAAG GCAGAGCAGCAGCTAGGAGGAGAGAATCTACCAAGATTTGAAGTGACTGATTTAGAGAGCCTAAGTGGGAAGTACAACACAGTCGTATGCCTAGACGTGCTGATACATTACCCTCAGAACAAAGCAGACGGGATGATCGCACACCTTGCTTCCTTAGCAGAGAAGAGAGTGATTCTGAGTTTTGCACCAAAGACTTTCTACTATGATATCTTGAAGAGGATTGGAGAGCTTTTCCCAGGTCCCTCAAAGGCTACAAGGGCTTACCTACACGCTGAGGCGGATGTAGAAAGAGCATTGCGTAAGGTTGGCTGGAAAATCAGCAAGAGAGGACTCATTACCACCCAGTTCTACTTTTCGAGGCTCATTGAAGCTGTTCCTATGTAG
- the LOC106410008 gene encoding magnesium protoporphyrin IX methyltransferase, chloroplastic isoform X2 — MPIAPSLLSPSSSVSHFLPRLPNATRLNVASRSRVATVVASSVTDLAGVDSTTIAVLGGGSVAALATFVSLTDPERRRKLQAEEVGGGDKEVVREYFNSTGFERWRKIYGETDEVNRVQKDIRVGHAKTVEKTMLMLTEERSLAGVTVCDAGCGTGLLSIPLAKEGAIVSASDISAAMVAEAEMKAEQQLGGENLPRFEVTDLESLSGKYNTVVCLDVLIHYPQNKADGMIAHLASLAEKRVILSFAPKTFYYDILKRIGELFSGPSKATRGLSTRGGGCRKSIG, encoded by the exons ATGCCGATTGCTCCTTCCTTGTTATCACCATCTTCCTCCGTCTCTCACTTTCTTCCCAGACTCCCCAACGCCACTAGACTCAATGTAGCCTCACGGAGCAGAGTCGCCACCGTCGTGGCGTCATCCGTCACCGACCTAGCCGGCGTGGACAGCACGACTATCGCCGTACTCGGAGGCGGATCCGTCGCAGCTCTGGCGACGTTCGTTTCGCTGACGGATCCGGAGAGGAGGCGGAAGCTGCAGGCGGAGGAGGTCGGAGGAGGCGACAAGGAGGTGGTGAGGGAGTATTTCAACAGCACGGGGTTCGAGCGGTGGAGGAAGATTTACGGCGAGACTGACGAAGTGAACCGCGTACAGAAGGATATTCGAGTCGGCCACGCCAAGACGGTGGAGAAAACGATGCTTATGCTGACGGAGGAAAGATCGTTGGCCGGTGTCACGGTGTGCGACGCTGGATGTGGAACCGGTTTGCTCTCGATACCGCTTGCTAAGGAAGGTGCGATTGTCTCTGCTAGTGATATCTCTGCAGCTATGGTTGCTGAAGCTGAGATGAAG GCAGAGCAGCAGCTAGGAGGAGAGAATCTACCAAGATTTGAAGTGACTGATTTAGAGAGCCTAAGTGGGAA GTACAACACAGTCGTATGCCTAGACGTGCTGATACATTACCCTCAGAACAAAGCAGACGGGATGATCGCACACCTTGCTTCCTTAGCAGAGAAGAGAGTGATTCTGAGTTTTGCACCAAAGACTTTCTACTATGATATCTTAAAGAGGATCGGAGAGCTTTTCTCAGGTCCTTCAAAGGCTACAAGGGGCTTATCTACACGCGGAGGCGGATGTAGAAAGAGCATTGGGTAA
- the LOC106410004 gene encoding putative respiratory burst oxidase homolog protein G has translation MTSDTEEKNSSDIVPPSGSFRSTDHNPVMENVGGTDGSSVRENREKKRNGLVNQIKRFAGKPARLNRSKSTTGQALRGLKFISKADGADGWTAVEERFEKITETTEGLLIRSKFGECIGMKSKDFALVLFDALARRKNMTGDVIDKAILKEFWEQISDQNFDSRLMIFFEMMDKDGDGRLTEDEVKQVINLSSSTNNLSAIQKKADEYAAMIMEELDPNNIGYIMVESLKNLLMKAETETLAEITNSQDPKQFIEKLQTTPDPNPLRRWYRGLRFFVLDSWQRIWVIVLWLSIMAILFTYKYIQYKNRAVYEVLGHCVCFAKGSAETLKLNMALILLPVCRNTITWLRNKTRVGVLVPFDDNINFHKVIAVGITIGVSIHSIAHLACDFPRLIAATPEEYKPLEKYFGEDQPKRYSQFVKSTEGITGLVMVFLMAIAFKLALPWFRRGKLEKTLPGPLKKLASFNAFWYTHHLFIVVYILLIVHGYYLYLSKEWYKKTTWMYLAVPIALYAYERLIRAFRSSIRTVKVVNAAVYPGNVLTLKMSRPKHFKYKSGQYMFVNCPKVSPFEWHPFSITSAPQDDYLSVHIKVNGDWTKAIKGVFSEVLSKPPPDRDTSHGANNPDYPKIMLDGPYGAPAQDYKKYEVVLLVGLGIGATPMISIIKDIINNMYAVENAQLHQMENGLQREPQNKNEKFKTRRAYFYWVTREQGSYDWFKNIMNEIAERDVNKIIELHNYCTSVFEKDDARSTLIRMLQSIAYAKSGKDIVSETRVKSHFAKPNWEEVYNKIAMDHPDGTNVGVFYCGSPVLTKELRRLALEFTHKTKIRFSFHKENF, from the exons ATGACTTCTGACACAGAGGAAAAGAACAGCAGCGACATAGTTCCCCCAAGCGGATCATTTCGGTCGACCGATCACAATCCTGTGATGGAAAACGTTGGAGGCACGGACGGATCCAGCGTAAGGGAGAATCGGGAGAAGAAACGGAACGGCCTGGTGAACCAGATCAAGCGGTTTGCAGGGAAGCCAGCTCGGTTGAACCGGTCGAAGTCAACGACCGGTCAGGCCTTGAGAGGGCTCAAGTTCATCAGTAAGGCTGACGGTGCGGATGGCTGGACCGCCGTGGAGGAGAGGTTTGAAAAGATCACGGAAACTACTGAGGGATTGCTGATTAGGTCAAAGTTCGGTGAATGTATAG GGATGAAGTCAAAGGACTTTGCCTTGGTATTGTTTGACGCATTAGCTAGAAGAAAGAATATGACAGGGGATGTGATTGATAAGGCAATTTTAAAGGAATTCTGGGAACAAATAAGTGATCAGAATTTTGATTCAAGGCTTATGATATTCTTTgagat GATGGATAAAGACGGTGACGGTAGACTAACTGAAGACGAAGTTAAACAG GTCATCAATCTTAGTTCGTCAACCAACAATCTGTCGGCCATCCAGAAAAAGGCAGATGAATATGCAGCAATGATTATGGAAGAGCTTGACCCAAATAATATAGGATACATCATG GTAGAAAGTCTTAAAAATTTGCTTATGAAAGCAGAAACAGAAACACTAGCTGAAATCACAAATAGTCAAGATCCAAAGCAATTCATTGAGAAGCTTCAAACTACGCCTGACCCTAACCCGTTAAGGAGATGGTACCGTGGACTCAGATTCTTTGTTCTAGATAGCTGGCAGAGAATTTGGGTGATAGTGCTATGGCTCAGCATTATGGCCATCCTCTTCACATACAAATATATTCAATACAAAAATAGAGCAGTCTATGAAGTGTTGGGGCATTGTGTGTGCTTCGCTAAAGGTTCAGCCGAGACGTTGAAGCTGAATATGGCCTTGATTCTGTTACCTGTATGCAGAAATACCATCACATGGCTTAGAAATAAGACTAGAGTTGGTGTTTTGGTCCCTTTTGATGACAACATCAACTTTCATAAG GTTATAGCAGTGGGAATTACGATAGGAGTAAGCATACACTCGATTGCCCACTTGGCTTGCGATTTTCCACGGCTGATCGCAGCAACTCCAGAGGAATACAAGCCTCTAGAAAAATACTTTGGAGAAGATCAACCTAAGAGATACTCACAGTTTGTGAAATCAACTGAAGGTATAACAGGACTCGTAATGGTTTTCTTGATGGCTATTGCTTTTAAACTAGCACTGCCTTGGTTTAGACGAGGGAAGCTAGAGAAAACGCTTCCCGGGCCACTAAAGAAACTTGCTAGCTTCAATGCCTTCTGGTACACTCATCATTTGTTCATTGTAGTCTACATTCTCCTTATCGTTCATGGGTACTATTTGTATCTCAGTAAGGAATGGTACAAGAAAACG ACGTGGATGTATTTAGCAGTGCCAATAGCTCTATATGCATACGAGAGACTGATACGAGCATTCAGATCCAGCATCAGGACGGTAAAAGTTGTTAACGCTGCGGTTTATCCTGGAAACGTATTGACATTGAAAATGTCAAGGCCTAAACACTTCAAATACAAAAGCGGTCAATACATGTTTGTAAACTGCCCAAAAGTCTCACCATTTGAGTG GCATCCATTTTCAATAACTTCTGCACCACAAGACGACTATTTGAGCGTACATATAAAAGTAAACGGAGATTGGACAAAGGCTATTAAAGGAGTTTTCTCTGAG GTGTTGTCTAAACCACCTCCGGATAGAGATACTTCGCATGGTGCAAATAATCCCGA TTACCCCAAGATCATGCTTGATGGTCCGTACGGCGCGCCAGCACAAGACTACAAGAAGTACGAGGTGGTTTTGCTGGTCGGTCTTGGGATCGGTGCCACTCCGATGATCAGCATTATTAAGGACATTATCAACAATATGTATGCCGTGGAAAACGCTCAACTCCACCAAATGGAGAATGGATTGCAAAGGGAGCCacaaaacaaaaacgaaaaattcAAGACGCGGAGAGCTTACTTCTACTGGGTAACGAGGGAGCAGGGCTCGTATGATTGGTTCAAGAACATCATGAACGAAATCGCAGAACGTGACGTAAACAAAATCATAGAGCTACATAACTATTGCACTAGCGTATTCGAAAAAGATGACGCTCGCTCAACCCTCATACGTATGCTTCAATCTATAGCTTATGCCAAGAGTGGTAAGGACATTGTCTCTGAGACAAGGGTCAAGTCCCATTTCGCCAAACCTAATTGGGAAGAAGTGTACAACAAGATAGCCATGGATCATCCAGATGGCACTAATGTTG GAGTGTTCTATTGTGGATCACCGGTATTGACAAAGGAGTTAAGGCGTCTAGCTTTGGAATTTACACACAAGACGAAGATCAGATTCTCCTTCCACAAAGAGAACTTCTAA